One window of the Trachemys scripta elegans isolate TJP31775 chromosome 13, CAS_Tse_1.0, whole genome shotgun sequence genome contains the following:
- the CHST4 gene encoding carbohydrate sulfotransferase 4, translating into MLKSNKTIVKVVLAVQSIVFICFLSHLRSSYSPQEEKPAQVHILILSSWRSGSSFTGQLFSQHPDVFYLMEPAWHVWKAMYQNRAKALQMAARDLIRSVFLCDMSVFDAYMSTQRNKSDLFQWEASRALCSPPACDHFQRNHIISKTACKTLCSRYPFSKVEEACKTYSHIILKEVRFFDLTVLYPLLTDPSLNLKIIHLVRDPRAVFHSREKTVAALMHDSNIVVGPQKNQGERGPYNVMQEICKSHIRIYTEGSQALPSFLKGRYMLVRYEDIVNDPLAKAAQMYKFAELHLIPKLQVWLYNITHGKGLGMQAFDIGSRDAVNVSQAWRKNLSFQKIAKLQNVCKDAMDLLGYRLVMSEEEQKDMALNLLFTQGLPPSDTGS; encoded by the coding sequence ATGCTGAAGTCAAACAAGACAATAGTGAAAGTGGTCCTGGCAGTTCAGTCCATTGTTTTCATCTGCTTCCTCTCTCATCTTCGCAGCAGCTATTCCCCCCAGGAAGAGAAGCCAGCTCAGGTGCACATCCTCATTCTGTCCTCCTGGCGGTCAGGATCTTCCTTCACTGGCCAGCTCTTCAGCCAGCACCCTGATGTCTTCTACCTTATGGAGCCTGCCTGGCATGTGTGGAAAGCCATGTACCAGAACAGGGCCAAAGCCTTACAGATGGCAGCACGTGACCTCATCAGGTCTGTCTTTCTGTGTGACATGTCTGTGTTTGATGCCTACATGTCTACGCAGAGGAATAAATctgatttatttcagtgggaggcCAGCCGGGCCCTGTGCTCCCCCCCTGCATGTGACCACTTCCAGCGCAACCACATCATTTCCAAAACCGCCTGCAAGACCCTCTGCAGCAGGTACCCATTCAGCAAGGTGGAGGAGGCTTGCAAGACCTATAGCCACATTATCCTCAAGGAGGTCCGGTTCTTTGATCTGACAGTTCTCTATCCCCTTCTCACCGACCCCTCCCTGAATCTCAAAATCATTCACTTGGTTCGCGACCCCAGGGCTGTGTTCCACTCTCGTGAGAAAACAGTGGCTGCTCTGATGCACGATAGTAACATTGTGGTGGGGCCCCAGAAGAACCAAGGGGAGAGGGGGCCCTACAACGTGATGCAGGAAATCTGTAAAAGTCACATCCGGATTTACACTgaaggcagccaggcccttcccagCTTCCTCAAAGGCCGCTACATGCTGGTGCGCTATGAAGATATTGTCAACGATCCCCTGGCAAAGGCTGCACAGATGTATAAGTTTGCAGAGCTCCATCTCATACCCAAACTTCAGGTGTGGCTGTATAATATCACTCATGGGAAAGGCCTGGGGATGCAGGCCTTTGACATCGGCTCCAGAGATGCAGTGAATGTATCCCAGGCCTGGAGGAAGAACCTGTCCTTCCAGAAAATAGCAAAGTTGCAAAATGTGTGCAAGGATGCCATGGACCTATTGGGTTATCGACTAGTGATGTCCGAGGAAGAACAGAAAGATATGGCACTGAACCTGTTATTTACCCAGGGCCTTCCACCCAGTGACACAGGGAGCTGA